The genomic interval ACTAGACGATATAATGGGAGACCCTTACGACTGGATAAAAGCCTTGTAGTTGCAATTGAATTTGAAGTCAACTCAATCTTGCCTCCCTCAGTATTGCAACAAAGTTGCAGGACGAGCTGACGACTGGAAATATGACGCCATCAAATCTCACCTCATACCTCGATGCAGGCGCGACACCGCTCTATCTCAGCTTCGCTTTCATCATCTACTATGTCGTCTCATCTATCATAGCTTACGGCCGTCTCCGCGATTTCCCCGGGCCGCTCATCGGACGCTTCTCTTACATATGGCTCATATCAAACGCCCGATCCGGTCGACCGGCCGAGCACTTCACCAACCTCAACAGGAAACATGGTTCCCTAGTCCGCATTGGCCCAAACGACCTCGTCACTGACGACCCGGATATCCTACGTCGCATGAACGCTGCCCGATCACCTTACGGCCGATCATCCTGGTACGATACCACAAAGCTAAATCCTCACGAAGACAGCTTGTTCAGTCTGCGCGACACCGGCGCACATGACAAGTTGAAAGCGAAGTGCGCAGCTGGATACGCCGGCAAAGAGAACCTGGCGCTCGAAGACGGCATCAACTCCCAGGTCGCTGGTTTCGTGGACCTCATCAAGAGGAAGTATGTTACTACCGACGACGAGGTCAGGCCGATGGACCTGGGCAAGACAACACAATATTTCACGTTGGATGTTATTACCAGAGTTGCGTATGGAAAAGAGTTTGGGTACCTAGCCACTGATTCGGATGTCCATGACTACATCAGCACCACGGAGGCGGCTATACCGCTTCTGCAGCTATGCAGCGAGGTGCCATGGCTTGCCAGCTTTATGTTTTCCAAGCCCGTTCTAGGCGCTGTCGGCCCGAAACATACTGACAAGAGCGGATTGGGAAAGCTAATGGGGTACGTAGTGGTTCCTCTATGAGTAGCATGATGCTGCGATGCTGATCGAAACAGAGTGGCCAAGGAGGTTGTCGGACGACGTTTCGGTACAGATGCAAAGGAGGAACCGGACATGCTGGTAGGTTATCTGTCAGCTATCCTGTCTGGAGCAAAGCTGAGAACAACCAGGGTGCCTTTATCCGGCACGGCGTCAGCCAGAGCGAGTGTGAAACAGAAGTTCTCTTCCAGATCATTGCTGGATCAGACACAACCGCAACAGCAATTCGGACGACTTTCCTGCATCTTATCACATCGCCTCGCGCATATCATACTCTGAAAACCGAAATTAGCACAGCTATCACCCAAGGCCGGATATCATCCCCCATTACCTATGAGGAAGGAAAAACATTACCCTACCTTCAGGTTAGGCCCCCCAAACCTCGCTCCTGATAATCGTAGCCTGGATTTACTCACCAAAGCCAGGCCATTATCTATGAAGGTCTCCGGATGTGCGCGCCCTTCACCGGCCTTTGCGCCAAAGAAGTGC from Colletotrichum lupini chromosome 2, complete sequence carries:
- a CDS encoding cytochrome P450 codes for the protein MSEFSLANGRLSVNSNSLPRHLLCPLPHFKIYQSPIAIHHDTFVTRLRNPQKLPLLQFPPKTSNHKRNCLNSPIADLSLIVCNRMIPQAGQCDSSRWTIRIEFIDMEVSAVILKTSLESRAIIATKLQDELTTGNMTPSNLTSYLDAGATPLYLSFAFIIYYVVSSIIAYGRLRDFPGPLIGRFSYIWLISNARSGRPAEHFTNLNRKHGSLVRIGPNDLVTDDPDILRRMNAARSPYGRSSWYDTTKLNPHEDSLFSLRDTGAHDKLKAKCAAGYAGKENLALEDGINSQVAGFVDLIKRKYVTTDDEVRPMDLGKTTQYFTLDVITRVAYGKEFGYLATDSDVHDYISTTEAAIPLLQLCSEVPWLASFMFSKPVLGAVGPKHTDKSGLGKLMGVAKEVVGRRFGTDAKEEPDMLGAFIRHGVSQSECETEVLFQIIAGSDTTATAIRTTFLHLITSPRAYHTLKTEISTAITQGRISSPITYEEGKTLPYLQAIIYEGLRMCAPFTGLCAKEVPAGGDTIDGHFVPGGTRIAQNVWGTLRRADVFGKDADLFRPERWIEADAATKDKMQKTTELAFGYGRWGCAGKNVAFLELNKVFVGVSTVFPPRLLRNFEFQILDPAKPWHSVNHNLFMQDNFWVKVTEHKD